AGTGCTCTATCCCCTCAATATCCTGGCTTTGCGAGTTGGCTGAACCGGACACTTGCGGATGAGAATACAGTAATCAATGTAGCTATAGAGGGGGAAGACTGGATGGGCTTGGCGATTTGGAAGCAAAAGTCAGAACACCGTGCCAAGCTATCTACCTTGTTTGTTTTGCCTCAGTTTCGCGGTGAACAGGTGGGTGAGCGCTTAATGCTACGTTGCTTGGAGCAGTGGCGCATCAGGAGGTTTGCTAGTGTGGTGGTGTCCACAGTTCGGCGTGACCTGCTTGGTTTTTTCAATCGCTTTGGATTCCTATTGGAGGGGGTGGGCAGACAATGCTACGGGCGCGATCGTGAAGATGAACTCTTTTTGACTAAAATTATGGTGACACAAGCACAGGAAACACCTGCTCACGTTGAAGTAGTCGCTCGTTCCCTATTGCCGCTCCCCAGCGGGTTGGAAGAGATGTTTGCACTGCCGATTGCTCAGAGCGGTGGTTCTTGGCACTGCACTGCCACGTCTGCTGGTATCACATTGCAGGCTGAAGGGATAAGAAAGCAGTTTTCCCGCTCTCAATGGGGATCTCTAGTTTTCCCGGCAATATGCGGCATTGAGAATGAATTTTATATCCTACCCGTCCGACCATCCTTTCTAATCAGAAGGGTTGGTCGGTCATGGATATATTTTGGTACGCCACGTTTTGTAGAGGCAGACTTGGATGATTCTACTGTGTTTATCTATGCCAGTTCCCCGGTAACAGCAATTGTTGGAGAGGCAGTTATTACTTCCCGCGAAATAGGAACTGCTGAGGAACTTTTTTTTCGACTTGGGAACTCAGGCGTTCTATCCGAGACTGAATTTTTCGGGATGTATCCTTCAGCTAAGGAAATTCAATCCCTGAGCTTGAAGCGGTTTATGTTGTATCAACAACCCATCATGCTTGAGGAAGCTAGAGAGAAGGAAATTCTCAATGGCCCACCTCAGTCTTTTCAAAGGGTTCCCTATGAGGCCGTAAAGAAGATTAGGGGGGTTGAGTAGTGGCTTACTATCAATGGCTTAAAGTTTTGAGTATAAAGCGGATTTATGCTGAGCGGCTGATTTCTGGAACAAAACAGATGGAGTTACGCAAGCGCGATTTGGGTATCCGTCCGGGTACATTGGTGCTTTTATATGAGACAGCCCCTAATAACCGGATTGCCGGCGCGTTTATGGCAGGAAAAACGTTTTCCTGTCCTGTGACTCAAATGTGGGATGAATATGCGCCATTACTTGGCATCGCTCGCCCGGACTATGACAGCTATTTTACCGGGGTTGAAATTGCATTTGGAATCAAAAGCGAAGGCGGTTTTACTCTCAATATCCGTTCCTATGATGAACTACAACAAGAGTTTCCGGGCTTTGTTGTCCCTCAACTTACCCTGAACTGGAAAGCTGAATGGTTTGTACCAGACGACTATGTAGAGGCGCTGAATGCAGGCCATGAGCGGATTAAGGAAAAATTTGTCCTGGCAGAGCAGCTTTCCTTATTCTAATGAATAGGACTGATACAAAAAACACTTTAAACACTATCAAGGCGATTCGCTCACGCTAGTAGTAGTGAACACCCCGTAGGTTGAGTTGAAGGAAGTGAAACCCAATGCGAATGTTGGATTAATTTTGGTTTTCGTTCCTCAACCCAACCTACACTTCACTGACTGTAAAAACGTAGTGTTGACGAAAGGCAGTGGTGGAAATGCCCAGATTAAGTTTATAATGACAGTGCGATCGTCTTGCGATTTGAATGCAATAAAAGAGGTAATTATGTCTAAACAGAGTTTACCCGATATAGCGTCTTCTGCTCCTAATCCAGAAGCTCACTTAAGCGAAGCAATAGCAGAGATCCTTCGCGAGATTCAGCAAACTCCCAGGGAACATTGGCCGAAGTTAGTTCAGATGGTGCGGCTGTTTCGGGAGGCGGTAACGGTGGAGCCAAGAGTGTCGGAAGAGTTTGATAAAATTGATATTACTAAGCTTTCGCAAGAGGAGAGGATTAAGAGAAATCAAGCGGCAATTGAGTTGCTACGGTCGTGGCGCGAAGATGATGATGATGATGAACAAAAAGAAACTGCGGAGTACCTTGAGCAGGTGTTGGATGAGGATCGGCTTTCTAATCGACGATTATTTCCATGAGTAGAGTAATTATTTTAGATTCTTGCCCATTGGGAATGGTGACAAATCCCAAAGCAAAACCCATATTTAGAGTGTCAACTCTGGCTAGAATCTTTGCTACAAAGAGGCGAGGCAGTAATCTTACCTGAAATTGCTGACTATGAGATACGGCGCGAATTAATCCGGGCAGGTAAATTAGCAGGTATTAGAAAACTCGATCGGTTTAAAATTGCGCTTACATACCGTCCACTGACTACAGAAGTAATGCTTCTAGCGGCGCAATTGTGGGCAGATGCAAGGCGGACAGGAAAGCCAACGGCAGAACCTAATGCACTTGATGGAGATGTAATTTTAGCGGCTCAGGCAATATGGGAAGCAAATGATGGAAATGAGGTTATAATTGCCACAACAAATGTGGGTCATTTGTCTCAATTTGTTGATGCTCGTGAATGGCGTTTAATTCAGTAAAACTCAATTTTTCTCCCCACCTCTAACTCGATGCACTGGTATAAAAACGCAATGCAAACCGCCAAAATCCCACGGAAGCAAACAACAGCCCCAATGCCAACACACCCGCACCTAACACCCAGCTAACTTCACCCCGCCCCAGCATCGCCTCCGCTGGCACAGTAGTCAAAAATGCTACAGGTATAACGAAAGTAAAGAAGAAACGATAAGCCGTAGGATAAGCCACTATCGGAAATCGTCCCGCCTCCAGCAGACCTCTGAGTACCTCAGTAACATTGTATATTTTGACAAACCAGATGCTAGTTGCTCCCAGCATAAACCACAGACTGTAGAGACTTACAATACCAAAGAGAAGCGGAATAGCACTCACGAAGTAGTCCCTTATACCGATATCGAGACGTATACCCGCGTAGCCAATCATCACGAAACCGAACAGTAAATCTGGAATTCCCCAAGGTGAAACACTCCGAGTCGAAAGCCAAAACTGACTGCTGATAGGTTTAAGCAGCACAAAGTCCAGCGTACCCTCTTGAACTTGCCGAACAATGCGGTTTAGATTAGGAACTAAGAAAGTACTGGAAAAGCCTTGTAATAAAGTAAATATTCCCAGTACCACCAAAGCTTCTTCCCAACTCCATCCCTGAAAAGTGTAGCCAGTGCGATAGAAAAGAAAGAGACTGAACAAGCTACCTATAAAATTTCCTACACTGCTTAATGCAGCTAAAACGAAGTTAACTCGGTACTCCATCTCAGCTGCGATAGCCGTACTCCAAAACAACCCTAACACCCGCAAGTATCGTCTCATATTTGGAATTTTAATCACAGATAAACACAGACAGCATCATCAGCGTTTATCTGGGGTTATAGGCTACCAACTATCGCCCGGACAAACCTCACCCCCCTAACCCCCCTCTCCTCTGGAGGAGAGGGGGGAGAAATACTCCCCTCCCTGTTGCGGGGAGGGGCAGGGGGTGGGGTTCCACTCTCCCAGCTTAGACTGGTAGCCCGGTTGTAATTTTAAATTTGACACTGTAATCCAAAATCTAAAATTTAAAATCTAAAATCAATTATGCTCCCATTCCCGAATACCGTTTCAGTCCCCGACGCCACAACCAGCGGTTCCCGACAAAAAACACCAAAAACCA
This DNA window, taken from Argonema galeatum A003/A1, encodes the following:
- a CDS encoding GNAT family N-acetyltransferase, translating into MDIIYAYSFPAYLNPQEGLLVKIGRTTGEQLEKAASERVSAQVGTSNPEQPVLLCAVAVPDRGIEMLIHNHLKQCGQWIDNAPGREWFKFDNRTLLDTFLEQLERCSLIRDFQYFGRVDSVLESGTREEVLDRLERAYGIRTILGATARNQIPDSFIRELESALSPQYPGFASWLNRTLADENTVINVAIEGEDWMGLAIWKQKSEHRAKLSTLFVLPQFRGEQVGERLMLRCLEQWRIRRFASVVVSTVRRDLLGFFNRFGFLLEGVGRQCYGRDREDELFLTKIMVTQAQETPAHVEVVARSLLPLPSGLEEMFALPIAQSGGSWHCTATSAGITLQAEGIRKQFSRSQWGSLVFPAICGIENEFYILPVRPSFLIRRVGRSWIYFGTPRFVEADLDDSTVFIYASSPVTAIVGEAVITSREIGTAEELFFRLGNSGVLSETEFFGMYPSAKEIQSLSLKRFMLYQQPIMLEEAREKEILNGPPQSFQRVPYEAVKKIRGVE
- a CDS encoding nucleic acid-binding protein, which translates into the protein MLQRGEAVILPEIADYEIRRELIRAGKLAGIRKLDRFKIALTYRPLTTEVMLLAAQLWADARRTGKPTAEPNALDGDVILAAQAIWEANDGNEVIIATTNVGHLSQFVDAREWRLIQ
- a CDS encoding ABC transporter permease, coding for MRRYLRVLGLFWSTAIAAEMEYRVNFVLAALSSVGNFIGSLFSLFLFYRTGYTFQGWSWEEALVVLGIFTLLQGFSSTFLVPNLNRIVRQVQEGTLDFVLLKPISSQFWLSTRSVSPWGIPDLLFGFVMIGYAGIRLDIGIRDYFVSAIPLLFGIVSLYSLWFMLGATSIWFVKIYNVTEVLRGLLEAGRFPIVAYPTAYRFFFTFVIPVAFLTTVPAEAMLGRGEVSWVLGAGVLALGLLFASVGFWRFALRFYTSASS